In one Stegostoma tigrinum isolate sSteTig4 chromosome 28, sSteTig4.hap1, whole genome shotgun sequence genomic region, the following are encoded:
- the slc25a33 gene encoding solute carrier family 25 member 33: protein MAQRETVLHLFAGGCGGTVGAIVTCPLEVIKTRLQSSGLTLRPVYVPQVNLNTINGPGVVRPARVAPGLFQVLKSILEKEGPRSLFRGLGPNLIGVAPSRAIYFAAYSKAKEKFNAIFVPHSNVVNMCSAGFASFITNTLMNPIWLVKTRMQLESRKRGEKATNAFQCARYVYQTEGLKGFYRGLTASYAGISETVIHFVIYEALKKHLEEWRFAVRENDKNASDFLGLMMAAGFSKTCASCTAYPHEVIRTRLREEGTKYKSFLQTARLVAIEEGYFAFYRGLQAQLIRQIPNTAIMMTTYELIVHVLG, encoded by the exons ATGGCACAGAGAGAAACCGTGCTGCATCTCTTCGCGGGAGG gtgtggaggaacagtgggggCAATTGTCACTTGCCCATTGGAAGTGATTAAGACTCGGCTGCAGTCCTCGGGCTTAACACTTCGTCCGGTCTACGTTCCACAGGTGAACCTTAACACGATCAATGGGCCGGGTGTTGTTCGACCAGCACGTGTAGCCCCTGGGCTGTTCCAAGTTCTAAA ATCTATCCTCGAAAAGGAGGGACCAAGATCACTTTTCAGAGGATTAGGACCTAACTTGATAGGGGTTGCTCCATCCAG AGCAATCTACTTTGCTGCTTACTCCAAAGCTAAGGAGAAGTTTAATGCGATCTTCGTGCCACACTCTAATGTTGTTAACATGTGTTCTGCTGGTTTTGCAA GCTTCATTACAAACACATTGATGAACCCAATTTGGTTGGTCAAAACAAGGATGCAGCTGGAAAGCAG GAAGCGAGGTGAGAAAGCAACAAATGCTTTCCAGTGTGCAAGATACGTTTATCAAACTGAAGGATTGAAAGGTTTTTATAGAGGTTTGACTGCCTCGTATGCTGGGATCTCCGAGACTGTGATTCATTTTGTTATTTATGAAGCATTGAAGAAACATTTAGAGGAATGGAGATTCGCTGTGAGGGAAAATGACAAGAACGCTTCAGACTTTCTAGGATTGATGATGGCAGCTGGCTTTTCTAAGACTTGCGCATCTTGTACTGCTTACCCTCATG AGGTAATAAGGACACGATTACGGGAGGAAGGCACAAAGTACAAATCATTTTTGCAAACTGCACGTCTAGTGGCAATAGAGGAAGGTTATTTTGCTTTTTATAGAGGACTACAAGCTCAGCTGATACGCCAGATTCCAAACACTGCAATAATGATGACTACATACGAGCTGATTGTTCATGTTTTAGGGTAG